CGGCCGACGCCGACGACCGGATTTCGACGTACTCGAAGGGGATGAAACAGAAGACCGGGATCATTCAGGCGTTGCTGCACGAGCCGAGCGTGGTGTTCCTCGACGAACCTACTTCAGGACTCGATCCGCGGGCCGCGCGCACGGTACGGAACACCATCGCGGAGCTGGTCGCGGGCGACACCACCGTGTTCCTCTCGACGCACATTCTCCCCGTGGTGGAGGAGCTCGCCAACGAAGTGGGTGTACTCTACGAGGGAGACCTGGTCGCCGAGGGGCCGCCCGACGCGCTGACCGAGCGGATGGAGACCGGCGAGGAGAGCACCCTCGAAGACGTCTTCCTCGAAGTCACTGGCGGACGCGAGGACCCGGCGACCCCAGAGCATGAGTGAGGCTGGCTGGCTCCGCCACGGCCTCTCGATCGGCCTCGTGGAGTTCCGGCGAACGACGCGAGGAATGCGTCGGAACAAAGGAC
Above is a window of Halococcus salifodinae DSM 8989 DNA encoding:
- a CDS encoding ABC transporter ATP-binding protein produces the protein MYAIETTDLTKRYGSTTAVEGLDLAIPEGVVYGFLGPNGAGKTTTMRMLTTLTTPTEGSAAIAGHSVENRDDVIGQIGYLPEEPPLYDELTGREQLDYIAGLRDVPTDQSEKRIGSLLDRFDLAADADDRISTYSKGMKQKTGIIQALLHEPSVVFLDEPTSGLDPRAARTVRNTIAELVAGDTTVFLSTHILPVVEELANEVGVLYEGDLVAEGPPDALTERMETGEESTLEDVFLEVTGGREDPATPEHE